GAACACCTCACCCACGTCGGCCCCGCGGTCGATGAGCTCGGACCGTGCCGCCTCGATGTCGTCGACGATCAGGTACAGGCCCTGCATCGAGCCCGGCGCGGCCGAGGTGATCCCGCTGCCGAAGATGACCGAGCACCCCGAGCCGGGTGGAGTCACCTGCACCACCCGGAGGTCGTCACCGGTGGCGAAGTCGGCGTCCTCCCGCCACCCGAGCGCCTTGTAGAAGTTCTTGGACCGGTCCACGTCGGCGACCGGCACCACCACGACCTCGAGCTTCATGTCCACGGCCTCGGATCCTCTCCATTCGATGCCGGTGGCAGGTGTATGCCACCAGGGCTGGTGTTGTGCCATGGGGGGAGTCCTGCCCTCCACGCTCGCGCCCCTCGCCGCCGAAGTCCAGGAGCGGCAGCCTCAACTATCGGCAGGCGGTCGTCCAACTTTCGGACGGGTAAGCCAGGGAACGCCCCAGGATGAGCAAGACCCGCCCTGGCCAGACCTG
This window of the Nonomuraea africana genome carries:
- a CDS encoding VOC family protein yields the protein MKLEVVVVPVADVDRSKNFYKALGWREDADFATGDDLRVVQVTPPGSGCSVIFGSGITSAAPGSMQGLYLIVDDIEAARSELIDRGADVGEVFHDEGGVWHHAGTVGRVSGPDPDRKSYGSFASFSDPDGNGWMLQEVTTRLPGR